GAGCTCTCCAGTGCCCCAGGCTTTTGGGCTGATACGTCCTGCCTGTCCCTGACCTAGTGCTTAGAATAGTGTCAGGCAAGGCTGGCAGAGTTTAGAGGAGCCCATGGCTGCAGCTTTCCCTGGTTATCATCATCCTGTGTAGGGTGCGCCTGTCCCTGgttttgggggtgaggggctcACGTCCTCAGGCCAGCCCTAGCTGTGGAGTTACAGGACCACgatcaggagctgcagggatggctgCAGATGTTCCCTGGAAATGGTGGCCACCTCCTCTCAATGCTcctttcctctgcctctccctgttGTTCACCCAGCCCCTCAGCTGAGTTCCCATGTTCTCACCGGCTCGGACAAAGGCAGGAGCAGCTGTGAAAGCCATCTGCAGGGAACGGAGCTGGGAGGCAAGCGGGGAATATCTGCCGTCTCTTACCAACGCTTCACTCCAGCCACACTGTTGGTTCAGATGAACTCGGGAGGAGGTCTGGGAAGTGGCTTTGTTCTCATGGCATTCCTTGTTACCCAGGATGCCTCTGGGGCAGACATCTTGCTTGCCCTGGCGGAGCTGTTCTGCACTGAGCATGTGTCAGGGCCCACTGAGCGGTGACATGTTCTGGCACCGGCAGTGGTGCTGGAGCTGGCGTCATGTGGCCCTTATTCTTGGCCTTTCTCCCCTCAGTcttgggcctgggctccccacatgcagctctgctggtgcactTCAGTCCTGACCCATTTTAGCCTGGACTGGTGATTTTTGTGATCGGAACAAAATACACTGGGAACTGAGTTGAGTCCATCCAACTCATGTCACTTGTGTCCTCAGTGACTTTTCAAAGCCAGCCCTCGGAGGAGAAAAGCCCATGGGTTAGATCATTGAATCAGTCAGCCTCCTTTGCATGGGCCTCTTTAAAAGATCCCTTTGGTATCCGCTGCCAGATCAGGTGTGTTCAGCAGGGAGAGGAAGATTTCAGCATGACTTGGGACCTGCCTCTGCTAGGTTAGTGCAGGCCAGGCTCTGGTCAGCCGCGTGTGACGGGTGCCTGGTCCCCGTGTTCTGTGTCACTCCCACCTGGCCGGTTCCACTGGATCAGcgcttctcaccccactgccaggGAAAGAGAAGTGCTGACATTGCCATGGCAACAAGCTTACAGGCGATGCAGCTTGGAAACAGACCCTGGCGGGGCTTATGCTGTGGGAAACTCTCTCTTTCTCGGCTGAGACCTGCCAGTGCTCTGCGACCGGCTGGGGAGGAGGTCGGTACCACTGCCTGGGAATTGGCGCCTGGGTTTTGATTGGGACTGACTGGCTTGTGGACTAGGCAATGGGCGAGCAAGCCTGGATCTCTAACCCTAAGACAGCCAGCATTGGTGAGCGCAGGCTGTACTGTCAGGCGGCCGGTCAGTGGCTGATGCAGATGGAGTCTGAGTGATTTCTGTCCCAAGTGGGCAAGTATCCACATCACTAAAACCACCTGCCCATTGGCACTAACAGGCCCCATCAACCAACGGATCCAAGGCTGGCTGGACCATGGGCTCTTCTCTCCTCCTACTAGCGCCCCCTCTGGCTCAGATCCAAGGCATGCTGGCAAGGCTGTGGGGAGCAAGGGGCTGGCACTGCTGTCCATCCTGTCGCTGTTCCCCTGGATAGAAGACTTCATcctccagcacctttcaccagcacatgATCCTGAGAAGCTTCGGGATCCGGCGCTGGACtgagaaggaaaggagaaggTGTGTGATGTGGAGCAATGAACCTACTATGCCTCTGCAGCAGATGGCCATCTGCAGCTCAGCCCTGGGGCAACTCTCAGCGGCCACTGGCCTGTTTGGGGGGCAAAACTGCAGTGCATTTGCTTACACAGAGGCAGTTGGGGGGTGGGCTTCCACCACTCATGAGtgaccctgctccaccccaccaaTGTGATCTTTGGAGAAGGCTAGCTAGCCCCCTAAAATAAACCAGGCCAGgtctgctgctgcccagccagaCTCTGTGCCTACCCTTCCGGCAGGGGGATGATACAAAGGCCTTGGAATTTATTACCATCTTTTGCGTCTCTATTCACTCTCCGTGTGGTGTGTGGGCGTTTGAGGCACTCTGGCAAACCAGAGCTAGCTAGTTCGCTTGGGGCAAGGAACTCTGAGCCCAGCTCCTGGGTCTTTCACTGGGATCATAGAACCatggggttagaagggactgccagGGTCATCCAGTCTAACTTCCTACCCAGATGCAGTATTcgctgtgtctaaaccatccaagccAGGTGGCTACCCTGGGTAAGCCACTGTCCAATCAAGCCACCTACCTTTTTTCAGAAGTAGCCTCTCATTTTGGCTTTACTCTCTGGGTCTCAGCTTCCTTCTTGCAGGATGGTGGTGAGGGGCCGATGGTACTTCCTGCTGAAGGAGGATTGTGCGGGGTAATGCATCGGCATTTGCAGAACTCCTTGAAAGGTGCTAGAAGCCTCCTTAGTAGTATCCTCCTGTGATGCgagctctgtggcagagatgggactCTCAGCCGGAGaaccaggctgggctggggacgGGGCAGGCGAGGGAGTGTGTTCCCGTGATCATGCTGACGATAGTGTGGCATGTTTAATACTGTCAAACGGCTCTCGCGTCACACGCAACCTTGCGAAAAGACGACTGGGAAGCAGCATCTGTGTCCTGCGCCTGGAATGTGATCTGCAGCCCATGAGGTCAGTGAAAAGGCTTCTGTGgattcagtggggtttggatcaggcccttagttgtGAGCCCTTCATGGCACGTACGACGTCTTCCTATGtgctgtacagcccctagcaccatGGGCAACTGATTCTGATTTAGAGCCTTTGGGCACCACTGCAGTATAAATAAAGCAAGTTCCATGATCTCCAGATACCCAGCGGAGTAAGGAAGCAAAACCTGCTTCCCAGTTCCCGGTGTCCCATTTATCTACCAAAGAAATTAACACCAACTGCCAGCGCTGCTTAGTGTCCTTGCTCCTctgctgtgtgcaggcagggtgCTGGATCTGCTTGCAAAAGCAATGGAGACCTGTGCAGAGGACTGCCCCAGTGATTGTCTCTGTGGGTGTTGTGAAGCTCCTGGAGTATTTCTTTAGCAACTGGACTAGGCAGCTGGGTGGCTTAATGTCTAGGCCGAAATCTTGCTATAGCTTCTCCTTCCTGGGTGGGCCTGCATATGCTCCCACAGTGGCTACAAAACCCTGCAAAGGGGCTAAAGCTGGGTTTAGACACTCctgcctggcctgtgccagctgactcaggctaagggctgtttaattgcagtgtaaacgtTCACACtagggctgcagcccaagctctgggaccctctactttgcagggtcctagaaaccaggctccagcctgaggccGAAGGTCTACACCACatttaaacagcctcttagcccgagtcagctggcacgggccagccgtgGGGGTCTAACTGCAGTTAGACGTACCCTGTGCATCTTGCCATTGGTTTCTGTGGGAGCAGAATCGGGGCCTCTCATCAAAATTCTAGGCTCTAGTTCTGTCTAAGCCAGTGCCTGAGCTACTAGGTATCTTGGCAGTTGGGGCAGAAAGACTTGAACCTGTTCCTTGTGTCTGTTTAAGTAGGAGGGGTGCTTTGCTCAGAGTTCACGATCCCCCttgattcatagactcatagactttaaggtcagaagggaccattatgatcatctagtctgacctcctgcacaatgcaggccacagaatctcacccacccactcctgtaacaaacccctaacctatgtctgagttattgaagtcctcagattgtggtttgaataCCTTAAgcttcagagaatcctccagcaactgTCTCGTGCATCTGGGTTCTGTAAAAATAGCTCCTGTGCATAATAAAAACCCCACCTTCGGAGCCAGGGGTGCCTAACAAACCGTAGTCAGTTAGCCTCCCGATGCGCTGATAAGGTCACTTCACCCACCTCTGAAATCCAGCCGCCGCTTGGAAGCCCCCCAAAATATTCGCCTGTAGCTAAATGGAGTGGGTTGGATTCAGACCCTACGCTGGCGTCCATCAGGAGGAAGTGAGTGGAGCTGGATGAGGTGTTGGGTCCAGTAACTTCCTAGAGAGGCGGGTCTGACTGCAGGTGTCCGGGTAGAGAAGCAGCTGCGTTCTAAGGCGGGTTCAAACACAGATTTAAAGGACCCGTGTGTGGCAAAGCTCCGCACACACAAGCCTTGGTTTCTGAGAAGTAATTTCCAGTCTGTTGCATTCTCACCTCTGCCTTTGGCCAATCTTTAGTAGAATTTCAGGCGTTGCAGAGTAAGTGTTAGTGCTGAAGCCATCCTGAGCTGCTCCATGCAGGAAAGCTGCTCCGTCTGGTTATGACTCGGGAGGGTGGGACTGAGACAAACCGCTCTCGTTTCCCTCTAATAATCCCATGAGCCATGAGGAACTGGGACTGTTACCTGTGCCTCAAGCAGCCAGAAAACAGGCCTGACTCTCCAGTGACCTGGCTaactgcagtggagttactcctgatttacacccagttgagtgggaggaggatcagCCCTATGTTTTTATTGTATGGAACCAGAATCGTCCAAGGAACATCCCAAatccacatgaaagacccctcTGGGATCAGTATGTTCCCAGATGTCACAGGAATGTTACGGGCCTTCAGCGAACTCCTTTGTGGGGGGAACTAGGCCCTGTGCTAATAGAGaactgagcatcctcaactcctattgaagtcagcgGGAACCACAGATATTCAGCGGTTTCCAGGATCGGGCCCAACGTTAGCCCAGTTAAGGGCAGGAATAATTCATGTTCTTGAAATTGACTTAAAACTAAGtgccatccccctgcccccatcccccttGGAAAGGAGTAGAGGAGGAAACAGTGCATGCAAAGGCCTTTTGGCCACCCCGGGTCCCTTTGTCGCTCACATGCGGGAGGCATGAATGATGAGGAGCATCTGGAGTTAATCACCTTCCTGGAGGGTGGCTGACTCCTGCAGATCCTCAGGGGTGTGTTTCCACCCACAACCATTTGCATTTTGGAGACCAGCATGTGCACATCTGACAGTGGAATTTGGTTCTGTGGGTGTGTTTAAAACTCTGCTTCTCTTAAAGGGACGGTTCCAGAATAACACTAAGTCCTTCTGTGGTGGTGGTCATCCCACAcctctcaaatcactttacaaagctGCCTAagctcattcccattttacaaatggggaaactgaggccaagcGGAAGcgatgtgacttgtccaaggccggACAGTGACTCAGTGGCAAAGGTGAGAGTAGGAAACTTTTTACTGAAGAATCAAGGGGCTGGGCACATATGACCTGTTGCATGAAATATCTCCAGAGGAAGAACCAATATGTCCTTATACAAGCAGGTTTCTTGGGATCTATATAGTTGcaactggagtcattcccattgaGATTCAGGTGTGTGTGGAAGAAGGAAAAGATGCAAAGATTCTTGTGTCCCTGGCAAGCAGGAATCCCAGCGTTGGTACTGAGAGTATGCAGGCTCCTCTCAGAGAGACCCCAGGTGATTAATGAGATTGTGTAGGTCTTCTACCCAATGTTTGGAAAAGCATCCAAAATCGGAGCCCACTGGGCCCTGCGCTCTTATTAAATGCGATGGGACAGTTAGTGCAGGCAGGCGGTGCTGCATGCCATCCCTACAGGCTAAATCCTCCATTTGCTACTATGTGAGCCTCGCCAATGTATCTTCAGCTTGATGCAGAGGGGAACACCCTTAGAGGTGCAAAGGGAGTTCTTTCTCCAGGGCCCATTCACACCTGCCCCTGGGGAAATGGACTGAGACCCATCAAACTCATTGCATACAGGCATTGACTAGTCATGGGGTGGAAAGAGCTTTAGAGCTGGATGGGAAGGGCGACCTAGATGTGAAAGGCCCCGGTTCCTAGGTGCTGGGCCGTTGCCAAGGGATGGAATCAGAGCCGTTGAGTCGCCTGGGATATTTGACATGAGCATGAccatttctctctcccaccccaggaTCAGCACTGTGGAGTCACACGccttctctgccctccccagccTACGTTACCTGGACTTGAGCAATAACCGCTTGGTTACCATCTACCCCGATGCTTTCAACTCCAGGAACAACTCCATCTGGGAGCTGAACCTGAGCCGCTCATTCTACAACTCCTCCACGATCCAGCCCGTGGCAGCTGCCATAGTCCAGGGTGGCTTCCGGAgcctttccaggctggagctgacCAATAATGAGATAGTCTACCTGCCACTGGACATGTTCTCCAGCCTCCACAGCCTCCGGCACCTGGACTTGAGGAACAACTCCCTGGTGGACATCAAGAACTCCACCTTTGCTGGCCTTGACCTTGAGCACCTCGACTTGACCTTAAACGCCCTCAAGACCCTGCGGATTGAGGCGCTGGCTGAGTTGGGGAGGCAGCTGCGCCTTCGCCTCTTCTTGAAGGAGAATCCTTTCGTCTGCAACTGCGACATTGAGGACCTGGTGAGCTGGCTGAATCAGAGCCAGCAGGTGGCTGACGTGGAGAAACTGGCCTGTGTCTTCCCCCGGCACCTCCAAAACACATCCCTGATGGACCTGgccggggcagagctgggctgtcaCTCCAGCCAGCACAGCAAGAACACTCTGCAGACCTCCTATGTCTTCCTGGGCGTTGTTCTGGGCATCATTGGCGTGATCTTCCTCTTCGTGCTCTACCTGAACCGCAGGGGCATCAAGACGTGGGTGAACAGCACACGGGACGCCTGCCGCAACTTCATGGAGGAGTATCGCTATCGTTATGAGATCGACTCCGACCCCCACGTCACCCAGATCTCCACCTTGGACATATGACCACATTCCTCTCAGGAGCCCACGGTGGGGCTCTTTGGATGGCTTTGTGAGCTTTCAGGGGTGGCCTGGTGCTACCCATCTCCAGAACCAATTCATCTGCCTGGTGATGAGCTGTGATGCTCCTTGTGACAGAGTTAGAACTTTTTTCTTCTCATGTTTGAGGGACCTTGCTGGGGAGGAAGGCGCAATCTCCCCCGGCATGATCTGTCTCTTGCATTGTATTCCCGGCTCTCGGGGAACCCCTCTGGCAATGGGACTCAGCCTTGGGCAGATCTCTTTGTGGGCATTATAAAGCGGACACAAGACAGGGATTTCTGCCTCCCTTTGGCTTCAAGCTTCCATTCGGGTATTTTTGGAGTGGGAGGCTCTATCCAATGCAGGGAGTTGCTGCAGTGGGAACACAAGAACTGCCCCATGGGACCAACCCACCAGCTCGGTTAGCTCAGCATCCCAACCCTTCTACAGCATCAATGCAAACTTTGGAGCTAACGCAATCATAAACCTCAGGGGTATGTGGGAGattccttcctaaccccagcTGCCGATCAGCCTTCGCCCTGGAGCAGGTGGATCGAGAGCCGTGGGGATGATTCGTTTAGCTTTGAAGCCACTGTTGCCAGTGGAGGGAATGAGCTGTGAAAAGCCAGGGCCGTGTCTGGAATGCCCACTAGGGGGCCCCATGCCCGCAGTGGCAGGACAGCTGGGATTTCACAAGTATCCTGCAGTGAAAGGGCTTGTGCGGCGCACTATCCTCCTGCTCCTCCGCCTAGGGACGCCAGTAAGTCCCTCCACGTGCAGGCGTCTTACAGGAGCTGGgccgggagggaggggaaggtttaaATGAGGGGGGGGGATTCTTTTAGGGGGTTTATTACTGTACATATTGTAAACcaggggaatgggggaggggggattttgtGTTTCTCAATGCACTGAGCACATGGAATAACCATCCCGGCTGCTGGCAAATTCCTGTTATGAACTAAGGCCCAGATTGTTAATGCTACAGTGGCAGTGCTGCACGCAGTGTCACAGCGCCCAACTGACTTAGGAGCCCAATTGCACTttccaaagggatttaggcacttaggagtccCCATCCGTTGACCACCAATGGACTTAGGCTCCAGGTCCTAACTGCCTATGGGGATTAGGCTCCCCAGGCAGCCTGGCATTGGGCATTGAGTGCAGCAACGCGATAGCGTCACCTGGCTGGGATTTCCAGGCAAATCTTCCTCGGGTGTCAGTTCGGGGGTCGCTGCACGGGCTGACCGGTGCGCTCCAAGCGGAGTGGCAGCTGCCTTCCCCCTGAGGTGGGGGGAACTTGTTCCTATTGGTTTTGTCACCCAGTTTGGACCAATAAATGATTTCTCAAACTGTGCCTTGATGTCGGTGTGTAATGAAGTGTCCCCAAggcctgggggagcagagggggtccCTTAGTGTGGGTTCTGGGCAAAGCTCAGAGCAGGAGCTGTCGGGTTGGACTGTGCCcctggttctggggtggggctgacccTGCTTGTGGCCTCTTGGCATGAGCCTCTACAAGCCAGTCAGGGGCTCTTGGCAGCTGAGGCTGGCTGAACTCCTCCTGCAGTAAGAAACCCTGATCTGCCTTTTGGGACAGCTTGCCTGGCAGCCACAGgctgtgagggtgggggtgggctaTGGCATACAGTGACACACTGACAACACGACCTGTTAGCTTTTGGGGGGGCTGATACTTTGAGGGGGCATGCACTGTAGTGCAGTATTCCATCCTGTTGGACACCtagggaaaccaaggcactgGTAGCCCGATtcaccactgccatgtgctgagTGCTCA
Above is a genomic segment from Chelonoidis abingdonii isolate Lonesome George chromosome 25, CheloAbing_2.0, whole genome shotgun sequence containing:
- the LOC116837956 gene encoding trophoblast glycoprotein-like; the encoded protein is MSLRQPPPASLGSWGLLLLSLLLAPLACQACPAPCECSEPARTVKCVLKELSAVPAEIPGYTRNLFITSNQIARISSQDFQGLPNLVTLSLANNRISTVESHAFSALPSLRYLDLSNNRLVTIYPDAFNSRNNSIWELNLSRSFYNSSTIQPVAAAIVQGGFRSLSRLELTNNEIVYLPLDMFSSLHSLRHLDLRNNSLVDIKNSTFAGLDLEHLDLTLNALKTLRIEALAELGRQLRLRLFLKENPFVCNCDIEDLVSWLNQSQQVADVEKLACVFPRHLQNTSLMDLAGAELGCHSSQHSKNTLQTSYVFLGVVLGIIGVIFLFVLYLNRRGIKTWVNSTRDACRNFMEEYRYRYEIDSDPHVTQISTLDI